From the uncultured Fusobacterium sp. genome, one window contains:
- a CDS encoding hydrolase produces the protein MNNANIKIIISKQDLNGKKGVVLLPKVLEGVQWTTERYGTAGKLDFSILNEGVIYPEEGDKVEFYYNGTPIFYGFIFTIRRDKSDVIKLTAYDQLRYLKNKGIHQYLNKRADEVIRMLAEDYRLRVGELDNTQLVIPRRIEVNKTLLDIINTALSITLQNHKKIYVLYDDFGKITLKDIETLKLEILLDENSSEDFSYVSSIDKKTYNKIVVYREDEKAGSRELYVTQSTENQNKWGVLQLVESFDETENPKIKAEALIALYNKKTRSFSLKNVLGNVKCRAGFSLYVKLNLGDIEIDNTMIINRVTHIFNFQEHLMNLDLIGGVINV, from the coding sequence TTGAATAATGCAAATATAAAAATAATTATATCAAAGCAAGATTTAAATGGAAAAAAAGGAGTTGTTCTTCTTCCTAAGGTTCTTGAAGGAGTGCAATGGACAACAGAGAGATATGGAACAGCTGGCAAATTGGATTTTTCTATTTTAAATGAAGGTGTTATTTATCCAGAGGAAGGAGATAAAGTGGAGTTCTATTATAATGGGACTCCTATTTTTTATGGTTTTATTTTTACAATTCGTAGAGATAAAAGTGATGTAATTAAACTTACTGCCTATGATCAGCTTAGATATTTAAAAAATAAGGGTATACATCAGTATTTAAATAAAAGAGCAGATGAGGTAATAAGAATGCTAGCTGAAGATTATAGATTAAGAGTAGGAGAGTTAGATAATACACAATTAGTAATTCCTAGAAGGATAGAAGTTAATAAAACTTTACTAGATATTATCAATACTGCACTTTCTATAACTTTACAAAATCATAAAAAAATATATGTTCTTTATGATGATTTTGGAAAAATAACATTAAAAGATATAGAAACTTTAAAGCTTGAAATATTGCTTGATGAAAATAGTAGTGAAGATTTTTCTTATGTTTCTTCTATAGATAAAAAAACCTATAACAAGATTGTTGTATATAGAGAAGATGAGAAAGCAGGTTCAAGGGAACTGTATGTTACTCAAAGTACAGAAAATCAAAATAAATGGGGAGTATTACAATTAGTTGAGTCTTTTGATGAAACTGAAAATCCTAAAATAAAAGCTGAAGCTTTAATAGCTTTATACAATAAAAAAACTAGATCATTTTCATTAAAAAATGTTTTAGGAAATGTAAAGTGCAGAGCTGGATTTTCTCTTTATGTTAAATTGAATTTGGGAGATATAGAAATAGATAATACTATGATAATAAATAGAGTAACTCATATTTTTAACTTCCAAGAGCATTTAATGAACTTAGATTTAATAGGAGGGGTAATAAATGTATAG
- a CDS encoding LysM peptidoglycan-binding domain-containing protein, with protein MYSFYLGGILFPIAPAKVDIKTKNQNKTLTLINEGEINLLKDAGLKEITFTVMIPGRKYPFAKYLGGFLPIQFYISMLESMKKLKRPVQFIVLRNNRTLASIYNTNLTVSLEDFHIIEDAESLGEDINISISLKEYQNQTGKLLKKLVTVAGVTKFALSKVRSSNRNVPKTYTIKKDDTLLLIAKKQLGDENKWEHLRKINNLPNAVDLEIGRVIRLE; from the coding sequence GTGTATTCTTTTTATTTAGGTGGAATTTTATTTCCTATAGCTCCTGCAAAAGTAGATATTAAAACTAAGAATCAGAATAAAACCTTAACTTTGATAAATGAAGGAGAAATAAATCTTTTAAAAGATGCAGGCTTAAAAGAAATAACTTTTACTGTAATGATTCCTGGAAGAAAATATCCTTTTGCTAAATATTTAGGAGGATTTCTCCCTATTCAATTTTATATATCAATGCTTGAAAGTATGAAAAAATTAAAAAGACCAGTTCAATTTATAGTACTTAGAAACAATAGAACATTAGCAAGTATCTATAATACTAATTTAACTGTATCTTTAGAAGATTTTCATATTATAGAAGATGCTGAAAGCTTAGGAGAAGATATTAATATTTCAATATCTTTAAAAGAATATCAAAATCAAACAGGAAAGTTACTAAAAAAATTAGTTACAGTAGCAGGAGTTACTAAATTTGCATTATCTAAAGTTAGAAGTTCAAATAGGAATGTTCCTAAAACCTATACAATTAAAAAAGATGATACTCTTCTATTAATCGCTAAAAAACAACTTGGTGATGAAAATAAATGGGAACATCTAAGGAAAATCAATAATCTTCCAAATGCTGTTGATTTAGAGATAGGGAGAGTGATTAGACTTGAATAA
- a CDS encoding DUF2577 domain-containing protein has product MYSDLIRLIKKISLEAVANGEPMEVIIGTVTGINPLKIKGDNAIDYLEDDLILTHLVRDYSVDITVQHSTDSIFGGWDTNHGHPNVSQAPIPIDHEHEYKGRKKIIIHHKLVEGEKVILLKLTGGQRFVVLDRIEDPADVKGEWI; this is encoded by the coding sequence ATGTATAGCGACTTAATTAGATTAATTAAAAAGATCTCATTAGAAGCTGTTGCAAATGGTGAACCTATGGAAGTGATAATAGGAACTGTTACAGGCATTAATCCTTTGAAAATAAAAGGCGATAATGCAATAGACTACTTAGAAGATGATCTCATTTTAACTCATCTAGTTAGGGATTATTCAGTAGATATAACAGTACAACATAGCACAGATAGTATTTTTGGTGGATGGGATACTAATCACGGGCATCCTAATGTTAGTCAAGCTCCTATTCCTATTGATCATGAGCACGAATACAAAGGAAGAAAGAAAATAATTATACATCACAAGCTAGTTGAAGGTGAAAAAGTTATTTTATTAAAATTAACAGGAGGGCAAAGATTTGTTGTTTTAGATAGAATTGAAGATCCTGCTGATGTTAAAGGGGAGTGGATATAA